The Ictalurus furcatus strain D&B chromosome 23, Billie_1.0, whole genome shotgun sequence genome includes the window atttgATGCTATAAAAACGAGGGGGTGACGTCATGATTGAcagctgtgattgacagcttcTCTGAGCGAAGTCGTCACTGAGGCAccgacagatttttttttttcaggatcttCGGGAGGGGACTGGAGCTTTAACTTtaatttctacatttctacattttcataactgtttatttcacactgaCATGATGAGTTGAAAAAGTTCAGGGGCGTGTACTTCCGATCGATTCTGCAGGGgtttgtgggcggggctttaATACCGCGGCTCCACTTCACGCTCACTACTGCGCAGACTCGGGCTCCGGgatttctcgtgatctcgaatgggatttttggttaaatgcctgaaattagggctgtggttaacacaagctcatgatatgttcatgttttatactacgacataaaatacatcagtaataccaaACTCAAGATTTTTgtaaaagcttttacgtgtcttgaaaaagacggttgctaacacgttgctaaatgggactacggaggatgtcggggacattaaacgtcatgacgccgaacaggaaatctCTTCTACTACAGCCTCGATCCGTTTATACTCACGCTTTTGAAAACTATTCCagctcaaactttccaacttgtataTTTagcaatttatagtattttccaattgtattgtttttttttttttttttttttttaaaaataaagattgaaagagttgtcggaagcgtcgcggtggtgacgttgaaatcatgcgaccgtggtgtagttcgtttgtAGCCTAattttagctttttacttctgacgattgtatttaggcttcagaattcataaaagttgtgttcatttatgaAGATTAAGCTGTcttaatgaacaaaacatgtacgaatcataaacttttgttggtcacagagcttattttcttcAATcgtccaaaagccaatggaaaaatcacaattttttgtgagggaaccagggtgatgctaacttccggggtttcattaaattatttttttttttgtgaaactacTAATAAATCTGTGGATATCATTCAATtcatttgtgaatttattttttattttttgcaaatctcactacatttatttgtggatcgtaatctatttatttggaatgaaGAAACAGTTCTAAACCCATAGTAATATCACCCTGTAATAATGTGTATAAAGGTTGAATATACATTCATGTGTTCAAATAGGCTGCAGAAACTGTGTTGAAGTCTGCTCTATAGAGCAACACTGCCAGCAAGTGGTGAAATCCTGAAACCCTATACGCACAACTTGGAGAATTTCTGCAAACCATTACTTCAGAAGCATCggctttcattttctcttcatCTGCTCAATCAGGCTTCACATCAGGATGTGAATTCATTAACGTGTCTTAACCGTGatcattttgaacaaaaaaaaaatcacgtgctTTATACTTTAAGAAACACTCTTTTATTGTTCCAGAACAtgaatgtgaaataataataataataataataataataaaataagcctCAATAAAAAAACACCATCATGCTGCATGTTTGTGTCTATGTTTCTAAACCAGCTTTAAAATTGCTCCATGGATGAAATTACAATAAATGTAGATAATTAATAGCTAAGTTGACTATCATGAAATTAAGTTAtaagaacagaaataaaaatataagaagTGAATATGCTTTGTAACgttcttattatttttcagtTCACACAGAAAAGTCGCAAACCTTTAAgttgtgtgtgaggggtgaAAGTGTGATTAGCTCGTTGTTATTATACGTTAGCATAGATATGAGAATCGTCCATCTTCTGCTGCTTGGTGTTGACACTCCTGCGCTCACACAGAAACCTGTTTGAGGCACAAACTACATGTCAATTGCGAAAATCACAGCTTGTGACATCAAAATTCCATGCACTAAGTGAGATATTGGAGTTTTCAGACCGTGTTGattgtattttgaaaaaaacattcaatgtTTTACCTCCTGTAGTAAATGACAGCTCCTAATATGACTAAGATGATGAAAACCACTCCAGCTGTCACCACAACAATGATCCAGATTGACCCATGTTCAGGATTGGCTTTTTCACCtgttgaaaagaaaacaagaaaaaaagataaaaacacttaaatatataACTGAACACaagtttctttatttccttcagtAATCATTCGAGACATTCAGGAGTGTTGTGAGCAGATGGACCCACCCTCGACGAGAAGGCTGATCGTTTTAGATCCTGATGCCTTGTTGGTTTTCCAAGTGCAGGTGTAATTCCCAGAATCCCTCACGGTTACAGCAGGAAAATGAAGAACGGGTCCTGATTCAGGTAAGCGCTCGTTGTTCTTAGACCACACAAACTGTGAGGAACTTTGTGTGCAGTTCACATCACACGTCAGATTTAACGAGTCTCCTTGTTTAAGGGTTCCGTTTCCACTGAGCCTGATTAGTGACACCTTTAAATCTTTTTCAGAGAGCAGGAAAGACTCCACGTCAGTCACTCAGGATTTCTCACACAGATAGAAATCTAATCATTGAATAATAAACATCAACTAAATGAGacttgataaaataataaaataaaataatgttggAAGTGTGCTCAACTGCAGGTTTAAAGGTAATGAAGATAAAGATgcctacaattaaaaaaaaaaacaaaaccctattTATTCCTATAGGTGAGGAAAGTAAATTATGCAGATAATGAACAacttggatttttattttaatgattaaaattcACCTGCAACTTGTAGAGTCACTCCAGAATCACCTGTGAATTTTCCACCCGTCACATTAGTTATAAATCTGAATTTGTACTCTCCAGAATAACTGAACTGTACATTGTGGATTAACAAAGTGCAGTCTGATTTGTCGTCTCCAGCGTACTCAAAGTCTGACTTGGTGTTTGATGAGCTGTTATAAACATACGGGGGGTTTATACACGCTCCTGTGTTTGAGTTCATTGAGCACCAAAGCATTTGTGTCACCTGAATATTGAGATTTAATGACTGATAAGTATAACGACAGGGAATAGAGACACTGAATCCTCTCACAGCACAGATCGGCTCGAGATAATTCACACGCCATCCACTGTCCTGTGTGAAAACACCTGTGTAGAGAAATAAATGGAGATTAAGGAGACTGATAAAGTTATACTGATGTATTGTTTTATATGTTGTTTGTTCAAGTTCATATGAGGTCATCTGATATTTCTCATTCCTGTATTGTCCACAATACACCTTTATATCTGTATATACTCATACCTGTATGCAttcatataaaacataaataaataaacaaataattaaataatagttatatttgtatataattgtgtatatTGCTGTG containing:
- the LOC128599551 gene encoding uncharacterized protein LOC128599551, with protein sequence MKMLHLATILLTLSGVFTQDSGWRVNYLEPICAVRGFSVSIPCRYTYQSLNLNIQVTQMLWCSMNSNTGACINPPYVYNSSSNTKSDFEYAGDDKSDCTLLIHNVQFSYSGEYKFRFITNVTGGKFTGDSGVTLQVADLKVSLIRLSGNGTLKQGDSLNLTCDVNCTQSSSQFVWSKNNERLPESGPVLHFPAVTVRDSGNYTCTWKTNKASGSKTISLLVEGEKANPEHGSIWIIVVVTAGVVFIILVILGAVIYYRRFLCERRSVNTKQQKMDDSHIYANV